The sequence AACTCCACAAAATTCCGGAGTACTCTACAGTCTAAGTGCTTTCGTCATTACGCTCATTACTAACCCTCATGTGGAAAGTGGTCTTGAATCACTTCAGAATAGAATACAGAATATTATCTGCCACAAGTCTTCTATATAACTCGGTCACCACTACTAAAAAGAGAACCAGCAGCATGAAAAAACTTTCTGGAATATGCGCCTTATATCAACTGCTAGAAAGTTGGAAATTCATCTTACTAAGAGTCAATTAAAAAGCCAAATTCACCCACCCTGGGAACTAACTGGTAAATCATTCATCAACGTTttgattaaactaaaaaaacaagaaactacTGCATCGTCTGCATCATACGCCTAACACTTTTTGGAAACAATACAtccttttaaaaatgaaaaatgaccaCCTTCAACAACCACAGTGTAGCCCGTCTGTCATTTTTGCAATATCTCCCCACTAACCATCACCCATCCCTATGTCCCAGTCTCACACAAACATTCAGTGCCATTTTCAGAATATGTCCCTCTCTCTACCCTAAGAAAACCAAGCGACTTTCATACTAATAtcatttacaatttgtttagCAGCCTTAATCTTAAATATTGCATTTACTCTTtcttttgtatattaaatatcaattaatattgtattataatcAGCTTTACAATAGTTTGCACTGTAAACTCGAAAGCCGATAGCTTTAGTtgcttatgcaaaaatataaaaaacttgttaaataatggtttttctttcttcttgcAGATAAAGCAATCTATAAGAGAATCATTGCGCCACACAATTTATAGAAACCGTATTGAAGGCcggaaattaaaaaagtatttgataaaaaaatgacgaaacaatATGCCCTAACCAAGCCACAAGTAATGTAAGAATACAAGACAATACATTTGGATGAGAGATGGAAAAGTAATTGAAGTGAAGGTTAGTTAGGTGAATGTTGTgacgaaacttaaaaaaacaacgctTATAATGCGTTTGTCCAAAATTACCCATCACATAGGATTTAAAAATGGCGCACAAAAGTtcgaacaacaacagcaaattgAACACACAGCGAAAACTCAAGCGACGGCTGGCGGCAAGGTTTGGCTATAACATAGTTAAAAGAAATAAGTGATATTCATGCAtaagaaaacgaaataaaatatataaagacaATGAGAGAATTGTaggaatattataaaaaaataatctaataGCATGGAACAAATGATATATAAACTAACCATAATTATATAAAGTTCCACTTAAAGCGtctatgtacttgtatatgtacgtacgtatttatatttaaatatgatGTGAAAACAAAGTACCCCCAAAGTAAAGAAGGGAAAAATTTAGACAGAAACCCTAACAAAAGAATTCTTAGAAAAGTATTTATAAACAGCTTTCGATTCACCATCCGCCTAGCGAGTagtgaatgtaataaaaaatttcgtcTAATCCAACGTTCCGTATGATTTGGCAGCActgtattattttgattttgacaAACTCTTATGAAATTCCATTGCTTTTTGAAGCAACCTACTTGAAAATACGCAAAATGGTTTCCTGCTATCATAGCGTGGGTATTTTAActagtaaaaaataattaaaacaatatcCCTACTTATATTTTGAAGCACTAGCCCAGGCATGTCGACTGTGAGTTAAGCGCCTAAAACCTAAAAGTTGCTTAAACATCGTTAAATTGTAGTTGCTTTTACCTACAAATGTTGACAGCGGAGCTCTTTAGCGACCAGACAATTGGTGACTCGAAAgctgttattattatatttcgaATTATATACgaaatactgtgggcaaaaagtaaggtgaatttggttgtaaaatgaaaaatctttatttattcttgtaaatcaatttcatcgccttccaaataatcccctctcgatgaaatacacttatgccaacgatttttcaaatccccgaaacatgccaaatattccatttccggtatagccatcagcagcttcttcgattcagcttttatatcctcaatcgactcgaaagtttgagttttgggaatagccagaagtcacacggagccaaatcaggcgaatacggtggttgtggaacgatatgcgtggaatttttcgcgaaatggtcacgaagaacgagtgcagtgtgagacggtgcattatggggatgcaaaaaccaagagttcttggcccataattctggtctttttagacgaattgcttcacgtaaacgacgcataacgctcaaataatattccttattaacagttttgcCAGGTGGAAGATATTCATAGTGGCCACAcctcgaaaatcgaaaaaaaactgtcatcatgacctttatttttgaacgactttgacgtgctcttttcggtctggcctcgcctttagcacgatattcgcttaattggtcggttgtttcagggtcgtaagcataaatccaagtctcatctcccgtaatgatgcatttgagctcgttctgatagtctgaaagcattgtttcacacacatcaacgcgacgactttttttcaagaaattgagagttttcggtaccaaacgagatttgattttcgtaggcccaaatggtctttcaaaatggttttcacagatccttctgatattccgatcatatcagtaaggtctttaacagtcaaccgacgatttttgagctctaactccttcactttattgacgtgttggtcatctgttgacgtcgatggtcgtccggagcgctccaagtcatcaacacgttctcgactctctttgaagtctttgtaccacttataaacatttttctgcgacatggtcgaatcaccaaatgccttctgcaacatgctaaacgtttccgcagccgaaatttcattccgcaaacaaaatttgatggcacttctctgctcaatcaaatcagacattgtaaaaatcgaaaaatgcactcttggtcgtttggtaaacacaagcgtaaatatattactgataatgacattcatttGAAAgctggcccagatgttattaacagtgctgccaactcatgaaacaaataactagagcgaaattttaatcccgcgaagtttgacaaataaattcaccttcttttttgcccacagtatagtAATTTCCACAAATAGCAATTTCTTACATCAAATACAAGTAATGCAACTAGTTAAAGCGCAAAAAGTAATCAGTAGTCGGATACACCTTATTGTTGAGTTTTTAAAGTGGTGAAGTATTGTGGTGAAGTCCAACTTGCTAAAATGCTAGTGAGCGATGAAAATGCAAATGGACACAATCTCATCCAGATGGGATCACAAAACGTGAATTTTTAATCTCCTTTGGGGGATATATAATTGTGGAACAGCAGCAAAGCATCAAGCCCATATATTATTAGCGGATACGATTTAAATTGGCTTTGCAGGTAtagaattgaatttattttaggtTACAACACATTTAATGGTATATGAGATAAactcatattttatttcaatattcaatCTAAACTAATAAATCGTTTTATGCATTTTGTTGCATTCCCTAAAATGAAAATACTTTGGATACGGTATATATTGCATGCGTCATTTCAATTAGTATATCGATTGAAGTAtgtgaaataaagtaaatttcaataaGGACAAAATTCCCGTCATGGATAACGGTGCTTATGTAGAAACACTGCTCCTGATAAAGCTTTCCCTCGAGATAAAATTTATCTCGGTATTCACACAGCAACCCCACTCACACCAATTAGCTGGGGAAATTAAGCTTTCAATTTCTTCATTCAGTTTGGTATTCACACACAAGAGATTTTGcttataacatatgtatataaaagtagTATTTGACAGCCAAAAGTGTGTTGAATGGGTTTATGAACAATTCGATGTGAGGAAGCTGATAAAATTTGttctaaaaaccaaaaacttaagggggtagtatggttaattcggtgtaaaacaagcatatttttcgaaattttttttgtcgacacagttgatttattcaaaattttaaaattacttcattataaagtcatatttaaagaatattgtgtgaaattttcattgatttttatgaagaaatgagttggtggcagcgaatcttcgcggacgtctcataaaaaagttttattgcggtgtccctcagaactcattactggatcaactaaaatcaaaaaaccaaattgatttcatcagctaataaagtttcgcaggtaacaacgtcgaattttttttttttttttttttttaattttttaaagcgctttgaagtcaaaacaccgatttttcctaaaaaaaacctgaaaactttgttgttttaaaatatgacaaaacttaaaaaaaaaaaaaaactcgacgtcattacctcgtgaataaagtaaagaaacaaaaaaaccaaatttgaaaagaatcggtgcagtagatatgaatctacagtggacaccgaccgtaaaaaaggcaagtgtgagaaaaacgcgtttaaagatttgtgaagatttttacagcgtgaaatccggttggagaggtagatacttaatcctttgtgtctttgtcaattttactctaatgcacttcaaactttcacacaataatcttaagatgttatagaataatttaaaaaaaaaaaaaaaaaaaaattaaaaaaaaaaaaataccatactacccccttaaggacTAATAGCAGCAGTTATTGTATAGAATTAAATACGTAGtaaaaaatggcaaatgaaattcaaattattcttgtttattataaaattatatttatatagaattatacgtatatatatatatatatatataatatatatatatatatataattggcgcgtacaccctttttgggtgtttaaccgagctcctcctcctattgtggtgggcgtcttgatgttgttccacaaatggcgactccgaacggcagatatttttatgaagagctttttcatggcagatatacactcggaggtttgcattacacattgtctgccgaggggcgaccgctattagaaaaatgtttttcttaattttgatctttcaccgagattcgaaccgacgttcgctctctaaatttcgaatggtagtcacgcaccaactcattcggccacggcggccgccattataGAATTTGGGGGGGCtagggttaattccactaaaaatatgcacttatttatgaatttttttttggaaagaggattcatgtaaatttagtTATCtaattagtatactgtaaactcatatttcaaaaatattttcaaaaattttcaaaaaaaaaaattactaatataaattgagccgttgacagcagatctacgcagacgtctcgaaaaaaaggcaatttgccgtggacagtttttctcagcattggatcatctgaaatcaaaaaatcaaagagttttcattaggtaatcaattgtccgaggtaaccctgttaaaaaaaaaatttttttcaattttttttaacatttgaagtagaagtgcgatttttagacgataaatcgcataatattgtttattgtaaaataaataaaaattgaaaaaaaacctcccagggttacctcggtaattatgtagaggaagtgtgtaaaaaatttcaggaagatcggtggagtagattcagagaaaaagtgtccaccgacttgaaaaacgtcgttttccagaaaatcgatttaaagttttctatagcaggtagccgagtcggagcggccaacggttataatgctctaactttgtgagttttgcaccgattgacttaaaatttggacacaacattcttgagattatgtacattcattttctcaaataaaccaaaatcgatttttttttaatataccctAAAAACCCTAGCCCCCCCTTAAATTTATTCACGATCAATTTTCATTGTTATATCGTTTTTCATCtatttaatttctatatatatatgtacctgtatatatacatatacaatatgtatttatattttgtcaTTTCGTTTCTTAATTGAACAGAcgcaattttgtttcatcataTATCAGAGTTATACAAATACTTATAGTTGTCAAATCCAATGTGAAcagtactttttaaaaatagaaataaaaaaaaatttgtttccgaattaacataaatttattctatttataatatattatttttcaattgcacAGTGTAAAAGCATCTTGAGGGAAGTTTTTAGATGATACAAAGTTACTGTTACGTTTACGCGCGTTTACTTCTCGTCTATTCATGAACTTTTGACTGTATACATAGCATCAGTTACTCTATAAGAGAATCTGTAGGTAACCTCGTTAGTAACCTTCTTTTTACTTAGGAACGCAGGGAGTACAAAACATCTTCCTTTTTTCCTCGACATTAGAAGAGTTTTCCATGGTAATGTTTCATATCCATAAATATCCGAGAtagcttttaaaataaaatcccaACATCAACAATAAGCGTCAAGATCAGTACAAAAATCTCAGTATATTTATTGGCGTATACACAAAGcccatattttataaaatataaataacatttttccaaTATCCGCCGTGTGGCCGTTTATGGATGCCGATTCTTTTGGTGAATTTTTGGATGATATTTGGGCATAATTGGGGATATATCTCGGCAGTTTTATGGCGACTTATATCCCTCAAATCTTCGCTTATTGCTGGCTTATTCATATAAACTATCCTAGAGAATAGGCTCTTTTAAAAGAGAGGCCATCGAACTGTGTcggctgcaaaaaaaaaattcttctaaaaCATAAATTCGAACATAAAAGACCCCTTAATTATTTGGATGTGCTTAGTTTCAACAAATAATTTCGTCAAACGAATGGGTAATTTACCATTAGAATTGATTGTACAATGTTGCTCAATCAAACTATAAGCATATGACCTGGTTTTTTCGCGCCATAGTCCATGCACTCATTTCCCGTTTCTTTCAGTCCCATTTGCATAATTCAGGTTGAATTTTAGTGCAATACTTCGCTTTAATTGATTGCAACTCTATAATTTGTTTAGTGTTATATATGGCATAACTCactctaaatttttaaaatacctatgtacatatatacgtatatagctAGCAGAAACAAGCTTCTAGCACCTACTTGTAAATTCTTTTCATTAATTCTATTGAACTATTATCCTTTCGTAAAATTTCCCAACATACTGCTTCGTCTCGCAGCGATTCAGTGGCAGTCATAGTATCTACAGCAACAGTAATTGTGGAAGCGCTCgcggcagtggcagtggcagcgGGAGTGGTGCCAGCGGTGGTGCTGCCACCAACAATCGCGGCAGCATCGGAAACGGTAGTTGTGTGTCGTCGTCGACGACCTCAGCTTCAGCAGCAACATCAACCAAGAAGCGCAAATCAAAGCCGACAAAGTGTTTTAGTAGCACAGTGTTTCGCTGTTGCATACCTTGTCGCGGGGGCGGCTCAGCAGCCCCCGCCACAAGTCCGCCCCATTCGTCCACATCGCCTGTGGATGATGTGAACAACGGCACGACCATTACCTCAATTGCAGCTCAGAAGAAGTGCACAAAAGCAGCATACGATAAAAAAAGAGACGGTACTGCCATTAGCGCGCCCCGTGCCGAACTTGAACCTGACGTAGACGCTGATATCGACGCCGAAGTAGCCGCCGTAGCAGCAAACGGTAAAAGACATTCACTTGCCGACACGATTGCCACATCGGCAACTACACCCATATCATTGAAGACGCTCATAAACGATAGTGAGGAAGAACTTGAGCATCCACAGTTAAGCGTTGCTGATATCGCAGCTGCCACACTTGCCACCGGTATTGTGGCACGTAAAGCCGAACCGGAAACTTTGAGTGACGCAAGTGTCTCACCGACCGCAGCTATACAGCAGCTGCCATTTGTTGGAGCCCGTTTGAACGCCGCACTCGGCACACCAGCAGGCGGCAGCAGCGCGCTTGGTGTAGGCGTGCCGGCAGTGACTACCTTTGCCACTGCCATTGGCCAAACGACCACCGCAACAAcgttgcagcaacaacaacaagtaacgCCGCCACCACCACCCGCCGCACAATCAGCGCCGCGTGTGTCGCAATCGCAAACCTCGCCACTACCGCatattaaagaagaagaagagtccGAGCATAGCAGCAACCGCCAGCAATACTCACCGCCCGCCGACGCAGAGCAGAGTGCTGTCGGCACATTAAACACAGTCAGTGATAGCAGTGAAAGTACACACGCGCCAGCATCGACAAATACTTCGGTTTCGGCGCCAACTAGCGGCGGAGCTGGTGGCAGCAGCGCTTTTCATTGTCATCAAGAATTAGTCACACCAAGCGCTTCAACTCCTTCGCCGCGTATAAAactcaaatttcgtaagcaaCACAAATCGGGTTGGTCTCGTTCAGTTTTTGCGTCCAGTAGCGCTACCGGTACCAGTGGCGCTGGTGGTGGTGGAAGCAGCGGCGGCGGAGGCGGTGGTAGCAGTAGTGGTGGGGGTGGCGGCAGCGGTAGCGGAGGTGCTACCTCAAACGAGACTCTCGCGTCTAACGGCAGCAACACCAATACAGCAACCAGCGCTAGCAGCAGCGGACTACATCGGATTTCATTGTCATCGGTACCCCACGTGTCCAGTTCACAGCTCCTACCAGCCACCAAGATGCAGGCCGAACAGGGCTCCATTGGTGATCTGCAGAAATACCACAGTAGATATTTGAAGAATCGACGGCACACTCTAGCAAATGTTCGGTAAGTACAACAGTTACTcgtataagaataaaaaataaaaaaataaacttttaaaaaatatgtggtaATGATAACATCTACAAATTCcctattttacatttatttttttatttatttgctattagaaaaataagaataaagtcattatattttacttaaaattggCAGATCTAGCGGCTAAGACCTTCCGCCTTGAGCGAGTTCACACAATTTTTCGAGAATTTGCTCTCCGctcataaaatttttctctcTCACTACACACCTTCTTACTATTTCCGTTCCCAACTAATTGATTCCTACACTTAAGGACAGATGATCCATTTTAGCGTGCGCATTGGTGATTTACCCTTTAGaagtcattattattattacatcgTTCAAAGGTGTAAATAAATACTTCGTggatgttgtgttttttttaagatcaaacaatttttgaaattaataatgatTAGTGAATAATCAGTTGTTTTTGCATTCAATCACTATGCAAAACGTGTCAAAGTAAGTTATAACCTGTAATATAatcaaataaagggtgattgtttaagagctataggaaagtttttcaaaaaaaacacacgtaaaattcagaaaactgcatgaaatttttatttaaatcgatagtacagtccatataatttaatgtttgaagattatttcatgcaaatgttgaccgcgactgcgcttcaaatggtccatccgcttagtccaattttggcatactctttccaatgtttcggccggtatcccacatataaatactttaatgttgtcttccaatgcgttaattgaagcaggcttgtctgaatagaatTGAGctttcacatagccccacaaaaaataatctaaaggcaaTTGACAgctcccgaacgtgaaataaaatgttcaccgaactcaacaagtccattgttacgcgtgctgtgtggcctgtggcaccgtcttgctaaaACCACATGCCAtgtaagtcaagctcttgcattttaggcaaaaaaaagttggatatcatttcacggtagcgctcaccattcacagttacgttacgattcgcagcatctttgaagaagtacggtccaataatacctccagcccataaaccgcaccaaactgtgaccttttctggatacattggtagctcttgcaattcttctggctgatcttcattccaaaatcgacaaatctgcttatttacgtacccattgatccaaaaatgagcttcgtcgctgaacacaatttttcgataaaaaagtggatgttcaaccaactttccaagagccctttcaccaaaaattctgcgttgcggtaggtcgttcggcttcaattcttgcaccacctgtattttgaaaggcttcacacttaaatcctttcgcaaaatttttcacgttgttgagtaacagaggcccaattgctgcgaacggcgacgaatcgataattgatggtcatcattaacactggccgatacagctgcgatattttcttcagttcgcgcTCTACGTAAccatgttggtggtttgatgtccaataatgtataTTTGGTTCTAAATGTattcacaatagctcgaatagccgcttcagtgggtcgattaaactgccCATAAAAGAACCTGACCATAGAAGaaacgcgcgataaactttcctaacagaacacgcatttttataataaaattcaatgatttgcaagcgttgctcgtttgtaagacgattcatggttaaattatagaccaaactgaagatgcttgacagtgaaacaaaacacgaaacgtgcgtcagctgtttaaaccaactgtttaaaaatatgATAGCTAAAAAACCACCCGTTAGTTATAATAGTTGTAGTTTGTGTAATTATCTGCGATAGCAATGTTCGTAGTAAAAAGTGGTGGTGAgtgttattttcatacattttggaGATGGTTATGCTAATAACTGGTATTTACCTGTGATACGTATTGATGCACCCAAGGATCAACTCATGTACGTCACTgtgtacaaaaaaaatcgtGCCAGTCTATGTCGGTGGTTCCGAGCATACTTCAAAGTGGAATTGGTCcaccaaaaattgaaaaacagttAAGGTGTGTCTTTTGTTATTCAAGAGTGCGGTGCCTAAGAACACTTTGTGTCGAGAAAGTATGTTCATACTTAAGCGGTATTCATTTGAGTACACTCCTGTAATCTCCTGGAAattatgtttatattattttttctttgattttgtgtttgaaaaatgggtccaaaattataatattgtatatgtgttcttttcatttgatttctaATGGGTCAACAACATAACTGTCTTTATCGACTGTCTTTCTctttcagaaaatattgcttataATCAAGAATAATATATTAGAAAGAAGATTACGCCCATTAGAGcgaacgtgacgtcacgtttgctgagttgtgcagtattgccaaccatttgcccttcgcaataaatttagtgcttttttatacccaaaatgcaaaaatgtttaagtttcgtgtttgtttctttttttaatttaaagctaccgaacctttaaaataaaaaacaaactatattaataaaacaaaaaaaaggttaaaaaaggtcactctgagaagattttagtgcgaatgaaaatttttttactcttataaaatttgataatttgaaattgatattaaatgcccctctctcaacttttcttaagattgaacacctttttacacattttaaaaagcctttgaatttattgaatgcgaattaaaaccatagaggtgtaatcgtttcttccggtcatcaatccttagtgagaaaTAGGAcgttaagagttatattcattgtaaaaata comes from Anastrepha ludens isolate Willacy chromosome 3, idAnaLude1.1, whole genome shotgun sequence and encodes:
- the LOC128858520 gene encoding cAMP-specific 3',5'-cyclic phosphodiesterase-like isoform X2; this encodes MRDGKVIEVKRFSGSHSIYSNSNCGSARGSGSGSGSGASGGAATNNRGSIGNGSCVSSSTTSASAATSTKKRKSKPTKCFSSTVFRCCIPCRGGGSAAPATSPPHSSTSPVDDVNNGTTITSIAAQKKCTKAAYDKKRDGTAISAPRAELEPDVDADIDAEVAAVAANGKRHSLADTIATSATTPISLKTLINDSEEELEHPQLSVADIAAATLATGIVARKAEPETLSDASVSPTAAIQQLPFVGARLNAALGTPAGGSSALGVGVPAVTTFATAIGQTTTATTLQQQQQVTPPPPPAAQSAPRVSQSQTSPLPHIKEEEESEHSSNRQQYSPPADAEQSAVGTLNTVSDSSESTHAPASTNTSVSAPTSGGAGGSSAFHCHQELVTPSASTPSPRIKLKFRKQHKSGWSRSVFASSSATGTSGAGGGGSSGGGGGGSSSGGGGGSGSGGATSNETLASNGSNTNTATSASSSGLHRISLSSVPHVSSSQLLPATKMQAEQGSIGDLQKYHSRYLKNRRHTLANVR
- the LOC128858520 gene encoding cAMP-specific 3',5'-cyclic phosphodiesterase-like isoform X1, yielding MRLSKITHHIGFKNGAQKFEQQQQIEHTAKTQATAGGKRFSGSHSIYSNSNCGSARGSGSGSGSGASGGAATNNRGSIGNGSCVSSSTTSASAATSTKKRKSKPTKCFSSTVFRCCIPCRGGGSAAPATSPPHSSTSPVDDVNNGTTITSIAAQKKCTKAAYDKKRDGTAISAPRAELEPDVDADIDAEVAAVAANGKRHSLADTIATSATTPISLKTLINDSEEELEHPQLSVADIAAATLATGIVARKAEPETLSDASVSPTAAIQQLPFVGARLNAALGTPAGGSSALGVGVPAVTTFATAIGQTTTATTLQQQQQVTPPPPPAAQSAPRVSQSQTSPLPHIKEEEESEHSSNRQQYSPPADAEQSAVGTLNTVSDSSESTHAPASTNTSVSAPTSGGAGGSSAFHCHQELVTPSASTPSPRIKLKFRKQHKSGWSRSVFASSSATGTSGAGGGGSSGGGGGGSSSGGGGGSGSGGATSNETLASNGSNTNTATSASSSGLHRISLSSVPHVSSSQLLPATKMQAEQGSIGDLQKYHSRYLKNRRHTLANVR